TAGATTATAAGTGAAATGAAGTTTCTGCAGCTTGTAAGATTGATATAACAAAACATATCAGCATAATTTTTTGACTCACCTATCATCATCTTGGCATGAACATAAATCATGAAGCGCCTGGCCTCTTGGGCTCTCCTGTAATCTGTATCAGGTTCTGGTCTTTCTACAGGCTCATACTCTCCTTGTTTCTTCACCTCTCTATTGCCAAGGCAGAAGAATGTCAAATAGTTCCTAGGATCTTCCTCAATTCCCTTGGCATTAAGTGCCAGAACAACATCCTTGTACATCATATCCATTGTTCTCCTCTGCCAGTCCAATATTGCCTGAACTGACCCTTTCTCTGGGAAACCCTCTGGCCACATTGGAACCACAATGTACACACTGAACCTTTCCCCTGCTTCAATCTTGCTAACAATCTTCAATGAAAGCTCCTTTGGGATCAGATGCAAAGCACCAATATCTTCAGGCTTAATACCATCAGCACTCCAAGCATAACAGCTTCCAAGGAAATACTGGTTCTCAATATAGATGAAATTCTTTGCTCTTCTAATAGCATTGATGTAACCATCTTGAATGCTGCGGTCTATTATGTTGTCTTTGCCACTAACAAGCCCTGCTCTAGCAGCATCTTCAGGATTCTCTGGGAACCCAAAAGCAGCTCCACCATCAATTGATCTGAATAATTGAACATTCCATGTCTCATGGTCATTGGGAAAAGTTGCTGGGGATGGTGGAATGATGACATCTTCAAGGTCTCTCAGTGGAACAAGCAAATCCTTTCCACCTGTTACAGAAACAAATGATGAAGATTATAGAATTGTTTTATTCTATCACACATGCTACGTGAGTTGGTCTTCTATTATTAAAGTAATTCAGAACTGTTACATAACTACTCGATTAGAATGGTAAATTCTTAGTGGTTAGAAATAATAGCCCTTAAACATGAATTAGAGTAAGATCTTCTATCACCCTTTGGTGTCTCATATCTTCTTCCACTAATAAAATtgtgtcatgtcaattaatAACGATGTGTGCATGACTGGTATAAACTTACATGAGTTATTTTTAGTCGTCATGACGCAATTTTATTAGTGGGAcaaggaagaggacatcaatcTGGGACAAAGGATGCATAAGGATAATACCCCTTAGTGCAAAGTAACTCACCATTTCATTTTTGTAACATGCtacctttattttctatttgctGCTAATTTTATTTCTAATGTTACCTTGCTTCCTCCATCTCTGCTCAAAGTTGAACAGAACATCCCAAGCAACAGGCCCTTCAAGCCTAGAGTGGATGTCATGCCAAGGTTCCCTGGGGCCACCCTTTTTTATTGAAGCACCAGGGAAGTTAATTTGATGAAAATCATCATGATGTACTGTGCCAAGGGTTCTGAAAAGTGAATGGAACTGAGTATCATATCTTCCATCACATAGATCAATTCCCCCAACAAAACTCACAATTCTTCTCTTCTCTGACACTCCACTCGGCAACTCACTGTCCACAACCACAATCTTTTGATGATGAGTAAACATGGTGGCAATTTCTATGTCCTGAACAACACTCCCACCATCATCAGGATTTCTAGGACATAAAACACAGTGCACTTCAGAACCATTAAAGCACTCCTTAGTTTCTTGATCATGAGTCCCCATAT
This portion of the Lotus japonicus ecotype B-129 chromosome 3, LjGifu_v1.2 genome encodes:
- the LOC130748989 gene encoding phospholipase D alpha 1-like isoform X2, producing MAQILLHGILHATIYEVDKLKTSGGNVITKLVQNIEETVGFGKGVTKLYATIDLEKARVGRTRVIEKDHKNPRWNESFHIYCAHMAADIIFTVKDDNPIGATLIGRAYVPVEEVLHGKEIDRWVELLDEHKNPIHGHSKIHVKLHYFDVSKDKNWGLGIRSPKFPGVPYTYFSLRQGCKVSMYQDVHVPDNFVPKIPLAGGQSYKPHRCWEDVFDAINNARHLIYITGWSVYTKITLVRDSRRPKPGGDTTLGELLKKKALEGVRVLMLVWDDRTSGLLKKDGYMGTHDQETKECFNGSEVHCVLCPRNPDDGGSVVQDIEIATMFTHHQKIVVVDSELPSGVSEKRRIVSFVGGIDLCDGRYDTQFHSLFRTLGTVHHDDFHQINFPGASIKKGGPREPWHDIHSRLEGPVAWDVLFNFEQRWRKQGGKDLLVPLRDLEDVIIPPSPATFPNDHETWNVQLFRSIDGGAAFGFPENPEDAARAGLVSGKDNIIDRSIQDGYINAIRRAKNFIYIENQYFLGSCYAWSADGIKPEDIGALHLIPKELSLKIVSKIEAGERFSVYIVVPMWPEGFPEKGSVQAILDWQRRTMDMMYKDVVLALNAKGIEEDPRNYLTFFCLGNREVKKQGEYEPVERPEPDTDYRRAQEARRFMIYVHAKMMIVDDEYIIIGSANINQRSMDGARDSEIAMGVVEG